In one window of Hymenobacter nivis DNA:
- a CDS encoding MBL fold metallo-hydrolase, whose translation MTITFLGTGTSSGVPIIGCTCPVCRSLDHRDQRLRTAVHVAVDGRSLVVDTGPDFRQQMLRARITQLDALLFTHEHKDHTAGLDDVRAFNFRQQHEIPIFGEPRVLEQLKKEFAYVFAEHKYPGVPQVSLHPIMADDAPFDVHGVAVQPLRARHHKLPVLGFRIGGFCYLTDANHLPAETRALMQGADVIVLNALRREQHVSHFTLAEAVAILEELRPRRAYLTHISHQLGRHLAVEAELPDWIRLAYDGLKVEV comes from the coding sequence GTGACGATTACTTTTCTTGGCACCGGCACCTCGTCGGGCGTACCCATTATTGGGTGCACGTGCCCCGTGTGCCGCTCGCTCGACCACCGCGACCAGCGCCTGCGCACGGCCGTGCACGTGGCCGTGGACGGCCGCAGCCTGGTGGTGGACACGGGCCCCGATTTCCGGCAGCAGATGCTGCGCGCCCGCATTACGCAGCTCGACGCGCTGCTCTTCACCCACGAGCACAAGGACCACACCGCGGGCCTCGACGACGTCCGCGCCTTCAACTTCCGCCAGCAGCATGAAATCCCCATTTTTGGCGAGCCCCGCGTGTTGGAGCAGCTGAAAAAGGAGTTTGCCTACGTGTTTGCTGAGCACAAGTACCCCGGCGTGCCTCAGGTCAGCCTGCACCCCATTATGGCCGACGACGCGCCGTTTGACGTGCACGGCGTGGCGGTGCAGCCTTTGCGGGCCCGCCACCACAAGCTGCCCGTGCTGGGCTTCCGCATCGGCGGCTTCTGCTACCTCACCGACGCCAACCACCTGCCCGCCGAAACCAGGGCCCTGATGCAGGGCGCCGACGTCATTGTGCTGAACGCGCTGCGGCGCGAGCAGCACGTGTCGCACTTCACCCTGGCCGAGGCCGTGGCCATTCTGGAAGAACTGCGGCCCCGGCGCGCCTATCTCACCCACATCAGCCACCAGCTGGGCCGCCACTTGGCCGTCGAAGCCGAGCTGCCCGACTGGATTCGGCTGGCGTACGACGGGCTAAAAGTGGAGGTATAG
- a CDS encoding histone deacetylase family protein yields MPRLATSDHYTLDLPAGHRFPIAKYALIREQLLWQGVAAPEDFYEPGLCAEDDVLRVHTAAYWHRVRDLQLSAREVRNLGLPQSPQLVRRSLSSSAGTLQSALGALKTGIGLNLAGGTHHAFADRGEGFCVLNDQAIAAAHLLAHGLARQILIVDLDVHQGDGTAAIFRDEPRVFTFSMHAGANYPLRKEQSDLDIALALGTGDAEYLRTLEATLGPLVDRVRPDFIFYQAGVDVLATDKLGKLALTPAGCQQRDALVLGLCRARALPVAVSMGGGYSERLADIVDAHCNTFRVAFNFWP; encoded by the coding sequence ATGCCGCGCCTTGCTACTTCCGACCACTACACGCTGGATTTGCCCGCCGGGCACCGCTTCCCCATCGCCAAGTACGCCCTGATTCGGGAGCAGCTGCTGTGGCAGGGCGTGGCCGCGCCGGAGGATTTTTACGAGCCGGGGCTATGCGCGGAGGACGACGTGCTGCGGGTGCACACCGCCGCCTACTGGCACCGGGTGCGCGATTTGCAGCTTTCGGCCCGGGAGGTGCGCAACCTGGGGCTGCCGCAGAGCCCGCAGCTGGTGCGCCGCTCGCTCAGCAGCAGCGCAGGCACGCTGCAATCGGCGCTGGGGGCCCTAAAAACCGGCATCGGCCTGAACCTGGCCGGCGGCACCCACCACGCGTTTGCCGACCGCGGCGAGGGGTTTTGCGTGCTCAACGACCAGGCCATTGCTGCCGCGCACCTGCTGGCGCACGGGCTGGCGCGGCAAATTTTAATCGTGGATTTGGATGTGCATCAGGGCGACGGCACAGCCGCCATTTTCCGCGACGAGCCGCGGGTATTTACGTTTTCGATGCACGCCGGGGCCAACTACCCGCTGCGTAAGGAGCAGTCGGACCTGGATATTGCGCTGGCGTTGGGCACGGGGGACGCGGAGTATCTGCGCACGCTGGAAGCCACACTGGGGCCCCTGGTGGACCGCGTGCGGCCGGACTTTATCTTTTACCAGGCGGGGGTAGATGTGCTGGCCACCGACAAGCTGGGCAAGCTGGCCCTCACGCCCGCTGGCTGCCAGCAGCGCGACGCGCTGGTGCTGGGCCTGTGCCGCGCCCGGGCCCTGCCGGTGGCCGTGAGCATGGGCGGCGGCTACTCCGAGCGGCTGGCCGACATCGTGGACGCGCACTGCAACACGTTTCGGGTAGCGTTCAACTTTTGGCCCTAA
- a CDS encoding RtcB family protein → MASQLRGNDLRQLGFPEGRAIGLALAQLQRKEHKRLTQAEQLALLGRVLANPTTFLADLAWSHTAAALLPAPSRHIALAERKPYATFGADYIEAGAIHQMETAMKLPVTLAGALMPDAHYGYGLPIGGVLATDNAVIPYAVGVDISCRMALSVFDLPAKFLAQRTQEVGKLLLDNTRFGSGRAWERGQRLDHAVLADDAFRAVPFLKNKLDKAAEQLGTSGSGNHFVEFGLVDITDPANDLGLPVGQYVGLLSHSGSRGLGASTANHYTALAMEQCMLPAEAKHLAWLGLDTETGQEYWAAMNLAGDYASACHNQIYRCLAKALVDKPLAKVENHHNFAWRETLADGRAAVVHRKGATPAGAGVLGIIPGSMTAPGFIVRGRGAAASLASASHGAGRLMSRTRAKAELGEAEVRQHLAAYGVTLHGGGLDEAPMAYKNIHQVMASQLDLVDVLGSFTPKIVRMDGA, encoded by the coding sequence ATGGCTTCTCAACTACGCGGCAATGATTTGCGGCAGCTCGGGTTTCCCGAGGGCCGGGCCATTGGCCTGGCGCTGGCGCAGCTCCAACGCAAAGAACACAAGCGCCTCACCCAAGCCGAGCAGCTCGCGCTGCTTGGCCGGGTACTGGCCAATCCCACCACTTTCCTGGCCGACCTGGCCTGGAGCCACACCGCCGCGGCGCTGCTGCCGGCTCCCTCGCGCCACATTGCCCTGGCCGAGCGCAAGCCCTACGCCACGTTCGGGGCCGACTACATCGAGGCCGGCGCCATTCACCAGATGGAAACGGCCATGAAGCTGCCCGTCACCCTCGCCGGGGCCCTCATGCCCGACGCCCACTACGGCTACGGCCTGCCCATCGGCGGCGTGCTGGCTACGGACAACGCCGTGATTCCCTACGCCGTGGGCGTGGACATTAGCTGCCGGATGGCGCTGTCGGTGTTCGACCTGCCGGCCAAATTTCTCGCCCAGCGCACGCAGGAGGTAGGCAAGCTTTTGCTGGATAATACCCGGTTCGGCTCGGGCCGGGCCTGGGAGCGGGGCCAGCGCCTCGACCACGCCGTGCTCGCTGACGACGCCTTCCGGGCCGTGCCGTTCCTGAAAAACAAGCTTGATAAAGCCGCCGAACAGCTCGGCACCTCGGGCTCGGGCAACCACTTCGTGGAGTTCGGCCTGGTCGACATCACCGACCCGGCCAACGACCTTGGCCTGCCCGTGGGCCAGTACGTGGGCCTGCTCTCGCACTCCGGCTCGCGGGGCCTGGGCGCTAGCACCGCCAACCACTATACGGCCCTGGCGATGGAGCAGTGCATGTTGCCCGCCGAAGCCAAGCACCTCGCCTGGCTGGGCCTCGACACCGAAACCGGCCAGGAATACTGGGCCGCCATGAACCTGGCCGGGGACTACGCCTCGGCCTGCCACAACCAGATTTACCGGTGCCTAGCCAAAGCTCTGGTTGATAAGCCGTTGGCGAAAGTGGAAAACCACCACAACTTCGCCTGGCGTGAAACCCTGGCCGACGGCCGCGCCGCCGTGGTGCACCGCAAGGGCGCCACGCCGGCCGGGGCGGGCGTGCTCGGCATCATCCCCGGCTCGATGACGGCCCCCGGCTTCATCGTGCGGGGGCGGGGCGCGGCGGCCTCGCTGGCCTCCGCCTCGCACGGGGCCGGCCGGCTCATGTCGCGCACCCGCGCCAAGGCCGAGCTAGGCGAAGCCGAAGTGCGCCAGCACCTGGCCGCCTACGGCGTAACCCTGCACGGCGGCGGCCTCGACGAAGCCCCGATGGCCTACAAAAACATCCACCAAGTAATGGCCAGCCAACTCGACCTAGTGGACGTGCTCGGCTCGTTCACGCCCAAAATCGTGCGGATGGACGGGGCATAA
- a CDS encoding J domain-containing protein, giving the protein MKKLTASASSPILPAPVRVPVTLAEACAPGSLAQAAFRRALLALEGLRAQVQAEQEARATARQRYWKQVGPAAAAVVAARRALYMPLEGALLTPYFSRLEEEQIAQFIVGNAGTLIARFGEDEAAMVAKYAPPRPAGAPAEAPAGAPTPPPSAQEQAAEARQQARTQRLAEATTLAARADQQRLQTSAKTVYRQLARTHHPDLERDPTQQRAKTELMQEITSAYETGDLYALLQLMADSAHADAADADVLIEYTQALHRQQIDLKNQLNALQYGPDGLGTRTGKKREIELRQIKRDLRAEAEYVQQVARQLHETAGLREILRELAAEGLETV; this is encoded by the coding sequence ATGAAAAAACTTACCGCCTCCGCTTCCTCCCCCATCCTGCCCGCGCCGGTGCGCGTGCCCGTCACCCTTGCCGAGGCCTGCGCGCCGGGGAGCCTGGCCCAGGCCGCGTTTCGGCGGGCGCTGCTGGCGCTGGAGGGGCTGCGGGCACAGGTGCAGGCAGAGCAAGAGGCCCGCGCCACGGCCCGCCAGCGGTATTGGAAGCAGGTGGGCCCCGCCGCCGCCGCCGTGGTGGCCGCCCGCCGGGCCCTGTACATGCCACTGGAAGGGGCCCTGCTGACGCCCTACTTCAGCCGCCTGGAGGAGGAGCAGATTGCTCAGTTTATCGTGGGCAACGCCGGGACACTCATCGCGCGGTTTGGCGAAGACGAGGCGGCGATGGTGGCCAAGTACGCCCCGCCGCGTCCCGCGGGGGCCCCGGCCGAAGCTCCCGCCGGGGCCCCCACCCCGCCGCCGTCGGCCCAGGAGCAGGCGGCCGAGGCGCGCCAGCAGGCCCGGACGCAGCGCCTGGCCGAGGCCACCACTCTGGCTGCTCGCGCCGACCAGCAGCGTCTGCAAACCAGCGCCAAAACTGTGTACCGCCAGCTCGCCCGCACCCATCACCCCGACCTGGAGCGCGACCCCACCCAGCAGCGCGCCAAAACGGAGCTGATGCAGGAAATAACGTCAGCCTACGAAACCGGCGACCTCTACGCCTTGCTGCAGCTGATGGCAGACTCAGCCCACGCCGACGCGGCCGATGCCGACGTGCTCATCGAGTACACCCAAGCCCTGCACCGCCAGCAAATCGACCTCAAAAACCAACTCAACGCCCTGCAATACGGCCCCGACGGCCTGGGCACCAGAACCGGCAAGAAGCGCGAAATCGAGCTGCGCCAAATCAAGCGCGACCTGCGCGCCGAGGCCGAATACGTGCAGCAAGTGGCCCGCCAGCTGCACGAAACCGCCGGCCTGCGCGAAATCCTGCGCGAACTAGCCGCCGAGGGCCTTGAGACTGTGTAA
- a CDS encoding low affinity iron permease family protein gives MVFLIQRAQNKDSLVLHSSSTS, from the coding sequence ATGGTATTCCTCATCCAGCGGGCCCAGAATAAGGATTCGCTGGTGTTGCACTCAAGCTCAACTAGCTAA
- a CDS encoding NFACT RNA binding domain-containing protein, with product MHTNYYFLRQLAPALTAQLRGYRVASCFSQEKDELVIGLTDGGREFWLKAQLGATFPALALPETFQRARTNSVDLFPELLGEQVETVAAWPQDRVLQVNFRSGARLVFKLYGPRPNAIFRLTPDAPAQLFQQRLLADADLHPLPTPGAPATAVVSPAPGAPTAADTRPAPPSPANSGPPAPSPKSDQSAESDKSVVQTKAKLPPALADLPARYLRAHGYDGAPAETRPRLVNQVLAQLETPAYYYLIRLDGRTRLSLLPLGEILETLPGTDPVGALRRFVPMALSRRALETETKQVRQALTRRADEATTGAAHARQRLHALAHEAGYRHAADLIMAHLHEIPTGAAEVELLDYYTNQPRLIKLKTGEKPQRTAENLYRKAKNQQIEERQLSQRIERRETEAFGALERLEELDTQPALAELRAFRTWRKQHGLEPAAAAGKGPTELPFKVFEDRGFTILVGRNAANNDLLTQKYAHKDDYWLHAKDVSGSHVVVRHRAGQPVPAPVLEHAAQLAAWYSRRQNDSLCPVTVTPKKFVRKPKGARPGQVIVEREQVLLVVPANPFEAQER from the coding sequence GTGCACACCAACTATTACTTCCTGCGCCAGTTGGCCCCGGCCCTCACTGCCCAGCTGCGGGGCTACCGGGTAGCCAGCTGTTTTTCGCAGGAAAAGGACGAGCTGGTGATTGGGCTGACGGATGGCGGGCGCGAGTTTTGGCTGAAGGCGCAGCTCGGGGCCACGTTCCCGGCCCTGGCCCTGCCCGAAACCTTCCAGCGCGCCCGCACCAACTCCGTCGATTTGTTCCCCGAGCTACTGGGCGAGCAGGTGGAAACCGTGGCCGCCTGGCCCCAGGACCGGGTGCTGCAAGTGAACTTCCGCAGCGGGGCCCGGCTGGTGTTCAAGCTCTACGGCCCGCGGCCGAACGCCATTTTCCGCCTCACCCCCGACGCCCCGGCCCAACTGTTTCAGCAGCGCCTTCTGGCCGATGCGGACCTGCACCCACTGCCCACGCCGGGGGCCCCGGCAACGGCAGTTGTCAGCCCCGCCCCTGGGGCCCCAACTGCGGCAGATACCCGCCCCGCCCCGCCGAGCCCGGCTAACAGCGGCCCACCTGCGCCGTCCCCAAAATCCGACCAATCCGCTGAATCCGATAAATCTGTGGTTCAGACAAAGGCGAAGCTGCCGCCCGCACTGGCCGACCTGCCGGCCCGCTATCTGCGCGCCCACGGCTACGATGGGGCCCCGGCCGAAACCCGGCCGCGTCTGGTGAACCAAGTGCTGGCGCAACTCGAAACCCCGGCCTACTACTACCTCATCCGCCTCGACGGCCGCACGCGGCTGAGCCTGCTGCCGCTGGGCGAAATCCTGGAGACGCTGCCCGGCACCGACCCCGTGGGGGCCCTGCGGCGCTTCGTGCCCATGGCGCTGTCCCGCCGGGCCCTCGAAACCGAAACCAAGCAGGTGCGCCAGGCCCTCACGCGCCGCGCCGACGAGGCCACCACCGGCGCCGCCCACGCCCGCCAGCGTCTGCACGCCCTGGCCCACGAGGCCGGCTACCGCCACGCCGCCGACCTCATCATGGCGCACTTACACGAGATTCCAACGGGCGCGGCCGAGGTGGAGCTACTGGATTATTACACCAACCAGCCACGCCTCATCAAGCTCAAAACCGGCGAAAAGCCCCAGCGCACCGCCGAAAACCTCTACCGCAAGGCCAAAAACCAGCAGATTGAGGAACGCCAGCTCAGCCAGCGCATCGAGCGGCGCGAAACGGAGGCCTTCGGGGCCTTGGAGCGGCTGGAGGAGCTGGACACCCAGCCCGCGCTGGCCGAACTGCGCGCCTTCCGCACCTGGCGTAAGCAGCACGGCCTGGAGCCCGCCGCGGCCGCCGGCAAGGGCCCCACGGAGCTGCCGTTCAAGGTATTCGAAGACCGGGGCTTTACTATTCTGGTGGGCCGCAACGCGGCTAATAACGACCTGCTGACCCAGAAATACGCCCACAAGGACGACTACTGGCTGCACGCCAAGGATGTGAGCGGCTCGCACGTGGTGGTGCGCCACCGCGCCGGCCAGCCCGTGCCCGCGCCGGTACTGGAGCACGCCGCCCAACTGGCCGCCTGGTACTCGCGCCGCCAAAACGATTCGCTGTGCCCGGTCACCGTTACGCCCAAAAAGTTCGTGCGCAAGCCCAAGGGGGCCCGGCCCGGGCAAGTTATTGTGGAGCGCGAGCAGGTGCTGCTGGTGGTGCCCGCCAACCCCTTCGAGGCCCAGGAGCGGTAG
- a CDS encoding Dps family protein, with protein MAAPAKTKLAAPKKAAKDVTTSVAIAKGPNKNINVQPILNQQINAPAVTQKFGTVSQRLPIGLADNVRLESVRMLNQLLADTMTLRDLYKKSHWQVTGPTFYQLHLLFDKHFEKQSKLVDTIAERIQILGGVAIAMAHDVAENTLIPRPPRDREEAPVQISRLLEAHQIILQECHEIAKKADDSGDDGTNDLAVSNVMRTNELQVWFVSEHLVDTPLVHAR; from the coding sequence ATGGCCGCTCCTGCCAAAACTAAACTCGCTGCTCCTAAAAAAGCCGCCAAAGACGTGACTACCTCGGTGGCCATTGCCAAAGGCCCGAACAAAAACATCAACGTTCAGCCCATCCTCAACCAGCAAATCAACGCCCCGGCCGTCACCCAGAAGTTCGGCACTGTGAGCCAGCGCCTGCCCATCGGCCTGGCCGACAACGTGCGCCTTGAAAGCGTGCGGATGCTGAACCAGCTGCTGGCCGATACCATGACGCTGCGCGACCTGTACAAGAAAAGCCACTGGCAGGTAACGGGCCCCACTTTTTACCAGCTGCACTTGTTGTTCGACAAGCACTTCGAGAAGCAATCAAAGCTGGTGGATACCATCGCCGAGCGTATCCAAATCCTGGGTGGTGTAGCCATTGCTATGGCGCACGATGTGGCTGAAAATACCCTTATCCCGCGCCCCCCGCGCGACCGTGAAGAGGCCCCGGTGCAGATTTCGCGCTTGCTGGAAGCTCACCAGATCATCCTCCAGGAGTGTCACGAAATCGCCAAGAAAGCCGATGATTCGGGCGACGATGGCACTAACGACTTGGCCGTGAGCAACGTGATGCGCACCAACGAACTGCAAGTATGGTTCGTGTCCGAGCACCTTGTGGACACGCCTTTGGTGCACGCCCGCTAG
- a CDS encoding TROVE domain-containing protein — MFDQPVRGELPTPYIWETELLAVGQQAFATEADRQMAVRTAWETLVGSGKLGYMALLRNLRNLLEANVSAATMAQVCATLADGRAVARSQQLPLRFLAAYREVKAVPSGHTAAVLGALEAAIAHSAANLRGLGPETRVLVACDVSSSMQKPISPRSKVLLYDVSLVLGMSLQSRCQNVVTGMFGDTWKRVALPRGPVLRNVEEFYRREDEVGYGTNGYLVVQNLRQRREVQDKVMIFTDVQLWNSQWNSSSLAQEWALYRRTVAPQARLYLFDLAGLGTAPLEVRAEDGVALIAGWSDKVFDVLGPLENGDSALAEIQKIDF, encoded by the coding sequence GTGTTCGACCAGCCGGTGCGCGGCGAGTTGCCTACGCCCTACATCTGGGAAACCGAGCTGTTGGCCGTCGGCCAGCAAGCCTTCGCTACCGAAGCCGACCGGCAAATGGCCGTTCGCACCGCCTGGGAAACGCTCGTGGGTAGTGGCAAGCTGGGCTACATGGCCTTGCTGCGCAACCTGCGCAACTTGCTCGAAGCCAACGTGTCGGCCGCGACCATGGCGCAGGTGTGCGCCACCTTGGCCGATGGGCGAGCCGTGGCGCGCAGCCAGCAGCTGCCCCTGCGCTTCCTGGCCGCCTACCGCGAGGTGAAGGCGGTGCCCAGCGGCCACACCGCCGCGGTGCTGGGGGCCCTGGAGGCCGCCATTGCCCACAGCGCGGCCAACCTGCGCGGCCTCGGCCCCGAAACCCGCGTACTGGTGGCCTGCGACGTGTCCAGCTCCATGCAAAAGCCTATTTCGCCGCGCAGCAAAGTCCTGCTCTACGACGTGAGCCTCGTGCTGGGCATGTCGCTCCAGAGCCGCTGCCAAAACGTGGTCACCGGCATGTTCGGTGATACGTGGAAGCGGGTGGCGCTGCCCCGGGGCCCCGTGCTCCGCAACGTGGAGGAGTTCTACCGCCGCGAGGATGAAGTGGGCTACGGTACCAACGGCTACCTGGTGGTGCAGAACCTGCGCCAGCGCCGCGAGGTGCAGGACAAAGTGATGATTTTCACCGACGTTCAGCTCTGGAACAGCCAGTGGAACAGCAGCTCACTGGCCCAGGAATGGGCCCTGTACCGCCGCACCGTGGCCCCCCAAGCCCGCCTCTACCTCTTCGACCTGGCTGGCCTCGGCACGGCCCCGCTCGAAGTGCGCGCCGAAGACGGCGTGGCCCTCATCGCCGGCTGGTCCGACAAGGTGTTCGACGTGCTGGGGCCCCTGGAAAACGGCGACTCGGCCCTCGCCGAAATCCAAAAAATCGATTTTTAA
- a CDS encoding EamA family transporter — protein MAPWLPFALLSAVFAALTAIFAKVGIKDVDSDLATAIRTVVILILAWGIAIGRGATAGLPGMSGRTWLFLGLSGLATGASWLCYFRALKLGPVSKVAPIDKLSVALAIGLAVVFLGESLSWRTALGAGLIVAGSVVLAL, from the coding sequence ATGGCACCTTGGCTCCCGTTCGCCCTTTTATCGGCCGTGTTTGCGGCCCTCACCGCCATTTTTGCCAAGGTTGGCATCAAGGATGTCGATTCGGATTTGGCCACAGCGATTCGCACGGTGGTGATTCTCATCCTGGCCTGGGGCATCGCCATTGGGCGCGGGGCCACGGCCGGGCTGCCCGGTATGAGCGGGCGCACGTGGCTATTTTTGGGGCTGTCGGGGCTGGCCACGGGGGCCTCTTGGCTGTGCTACTTCCGGGCCCTGAAGCTGGGGCCCGTGAGCAAGGTGGCCCCCATCGACAAGCTGAGCGTAGCGCTGGCCATTGGGCTGGCGGTGGTGTTTCTGGGGGAAAGTTTGAGCTGGCGCACGGCCCTGGGCGCGGGCCTCATTGTGGCCGGCAGCGTGGTACTGGCACTCTAA
- a CDS encoding MOSC domain-containing protein — protein MPFPFFGDDKSTVARLLATLPQTGRLAWIGQRPARRQPLLSVPEAEVLTDAHLAGDHARPKAGGKRQITLIQAEHLPAVAGFLGLPVPLDPARLRRNLVVSGLNLLALKNRQIQIGDEVLLDITGECHPCSRMEEELGPGGYNAMRGHGGLTAHIARGGTIRVGDAVQVVTPELAAE, from the coding sequence ATGCCTTTCCCCTTTTTCGGCGACGATAAATCCACCGTGGCGCGCCTGCTTGCCACCCTGCCCCAAACCGGCCGCCTGGCCTGGATTGGCCAGCGCCCGGCCCGCCGCCAGCCGCTGCTGAGCGTGCCTGAGGCAGAAGTCCTCACCGACGCCCACCTGGCCGGCGACCATGCCCGCCCCAAAGCCGGCGGCAAGCGCCAAATCACCCTAATTCAGGCCGAGCACTTGCCCGCGGTGGCCGGCTTCCTGGGCCTGCCGGTGCCCCTGGACCCCGCCCGCCTGCGCCGCAACCTGGTGGTGAGCGGCCTCAACCTACTGGCCCTCAAGAACCGCCAAATTCAAATCGGCGACGAGGTACTGCTCGACATCACCGGCGAGTGCCACCCCTGCTCGCGCATGGAAGAAGAGCTAGGCCCCGGCGGCTACAACGCCATGCGCGGCCACGGCGGCCTCACGGCCCACATTGCCCGCGGCGGCACCATCCGGGTGGGCGATGCGGTGCAGGTGGTCACGCCCGAGCTAGCGGCTGAATAA
- a CDS encoding glucose 1-dehydrogenase: MRLQNRIALVTGGSSGIGTGIARQMAADGATVFVNYHGGPSAKADAVVKSITDAGGKAFAIPADVSKEDEVQAMFAHIIQQCGTLHILVNNSGQQQDAAFVDMTLAQWQRVIDVNLTGQFLCSREAAREFLRRGPQPEIARATGVILHTSSVHEVIPWAGHVNYATSKGGIMQLMKSTAQELAPHKIRVNSIGPGAIKTPINTSAWDTPEAETALLKLIPYDRVGVVEDIGGLAAWLCSDEADYITGQTIFMDGGMTLYPGFATGG, from the coding sequence ATGCGCTTACAAAACCGCATCGCCCTCGTCACGGGCGGCAGCTCGGGCATCGGCACGGGCATCGCCCGGCAAATGGCCGCCGACGGCGCCACCGTATTCGTCAACTACCACGGGGGGCCCTCCGCCAAGGCCGATGCCGTGGTCAAGTCCATCACCGATGCCGGCGGAAAGGCTTTCGCCATCCCGGCCGATGTGAGTAAGGAGGACGAGGTGCAGGCCATGTTCGCCCACATCATCCAGCAGTGCGGCACGCTACACATTTTGGTGAATAACTCGGGCCAGCAGCAAGATGCGGCGTTTGTGGACATGACGCTGGCCCAGTGGCAGCGCGTGATTGACGTGAACCTGACCGGGCAGTTTTTGTGCTCGCGCGAGGCGGCCCGCGAGTTTCTGCGCCGGGGGCCCCAGCCCGAAATTGCCCGCGCCACGGGCGTCATTCTGCACACCAGCAGCGTGCACGAGGTCATTCCGTGGGCCGGCCACGTGAACTACGCCACCAGCAAGGGCGGCATCATGCAGCTCATGAAAAGCACCGCCCAGGAGCTGGCGCCCCACAAAATCCGGGTGAACAGCATCGGGCCGGGCGCCATCAAAACGCCCATCAACACCAGCGCCTGGGACACGCCCGAGGCCGAAACCGCCCTGCTCAAGCTCATCCCCTACGACCGGGTGGGCGTGGTGGAGGACATTGGGGGCCTCGCCGCCTGGCTCTGCTCCGACGAGGCCGACTACATCACCGGCCAAACCATTTTCATGGACGGCGGCATGACGCTCTACCCCGGCTTCGCCACCGGCGGCTGA
- a CDS encoding PD-(D/E)XK nuclease-like domain-containing protein: MSSLPADPAFRRPDLLRLDYDTYRALPAIANSDLSRLRDALDGRPPRTDGGNGSNSGALSFGTAFHTALLEPTDYQPGQPGLNDTLVWWLVEGVKLNTELNRLLEAGTPEPSVLFTEPQTGTLCKLRADLVVDAPGLPYTVVDFKTTNARDADHFRWQCSAYDYDRQAAFYTDALGAERFLLVGVQKSEPFGVFPLEVTDQMLAEGREKYHRLLRLLRAPATAPAYRAEAVQAAVESLGLSGEE, translated from the coding sequence ATGTCCTCCCTTCCCGCCGACCCCGCCTTTCGCCGGCCCGACCTGCTGCGCCTCGACTACGACACCTACCGGGCCTTGCCGGCTATTGCCAACTCCGACCTCTCGCGCCTGCGCGACGCCCTCGACGGCCGCCCCCCGCGCACCGATGGCGGCAACGGCAGCAACTCCGGGGCCCTGAGCTTCGGCACCGCTTTCCACACCGCTCTGCTCGAACCCACTGATTACCAACCCGGCCAGCCTGGCCTGAACGATACGCTGGTCTGGTGGCTGGTGGAAGGCGTGAAACTCAACACCGAGCTGAACCGCTTGCTCGAAGCCGGCACGCCCGAGCCCAGCGTACTCTTCACCGAGCCCCAAACCGGCACCCTCTGCAAGCTTCGCGCCGACCTGGTGGTGGACGCCCCCGGCTTGCCCTACACCGTCGTCGACTTCAAAACCACCAACGCCCGCGATGCCGACCACTTCCGCTGGCAGTGCTCGGCCTACGACTACGACCGCCAGGCCGCCTTCTATACCGACGCCCTGGGCGCCGAGCGGTTCCTGCTGGTGGGCGTGCAAAAATCCGAGCCCTTCGGCGTCTTCCCCCTCGAAGTAACCGACCAGATGCTTGCCGAAGGCCGCGAGAAATACCACCGCCTACTCCGCCTGCTGCGGGCCCCCGCCACCGCGCCCGCCTACCGAGCCGAGGCCGTGCAAGCCGCCGTAGAGTCCTTGGGCCTCAGCGGCGAAGAGTAG